Below is a genomic region from Gallus gallus isolate bGalGal1 chromosome 10, bGalGal1.mat.broiler.GRCg7b, whole genome shotgun sequence.
GACCGGTGGCATGCGGGGACGGCCGCCTTTGCCGCACGTGGCCGTGGCCGTAGCGCTCGGCGTGGCCAGCGGGCTGTACGTCTACCGGCCCATCTTCCAGCCGCCCACGCACCAGGAGCCGCAGCAGAGCCCGCCCGGGCCGACGACTGACGCCGCGCCCAAAAGGAGGCCCTGAGGGAGCCGCGTCCCGCCCTGAGGAGCCGGTGCTGCGCCGTGAGGAGATGGCGCGTGGCGCTCCCGCTTCCCGCGCCGGGCGGgtccccggggccgccccgcagcgctccgCCCGCGGGAGGGGACAGCGCGCGGTGGCGGCCCGTAGGGACCGTGTGTTGTGATGTGCATAAAGCTCTGAGTGCTTGAAGGTACGTGTTCGTGTCTAAGTAACCCTCAGGGAACCGGACAAAGAAGGTCATCGTGGGGCAGTTCCACCTGGTGCCTCTGTGCGTTTCCCGTGTCCCGATCCTCCCACACCGTAAGCGCCGTTTGTGCATCAGGTGCAGCTCCTCATCCCTGCCGTCTGTTGGGAACGCGGCTGTGCTGGCGGTTGGGCAGGGACCCAACACCTGGCCGTGGGTTATGCTCCCGTGTATCAATATATGTACACACTCGTACCCCACGTGTGCACACAGACAGTTTTCAGTCCTCTGCTATgtttaatgagaagaaaagtgCTGCTTTGGGTGCTGCCGTGAGGCCTTGTGTGGCTGCTGGGGGCAGCGCCTTGATGCGTGGCTCTGTTGGAGTTGTAATGTGTCCGAAAAGGAATCCCAAGGTGCTGCTCTGGAGGAACCTTTTCAGGTGTTGGCATTGACAGCAGCCTCTGGATGTCCTGAGAGGAGTCATCATCTCACTCAGTGCGCGTTTGTCTAAGTCCAGAAGTGGTGTGGCCGTTGGAGGTAGTGGGTGGGCCTCATGGAAGTGGGGATGAGAGGACGACGGGAaccagaatggcttgggttgttGGGGACCTTAAAACCTATCCAGTTCCAACCtgtgctgggtgccccccagctcacactgcccagggcccacccagcctggccttgagcaccgccacccacagctctgggcagcagtgctgtggcctCACTGCCTTCGGagtaaaggatttcttcctaacatctaacctaaatctcccattttaatttaaagctgcccccccatgtcctatctctatcagaccatgtaaaaagtctttccccctcctgcctgTAAACTCCCTTGAAGTACTGGAAGTCCACACTgaagtcttcccagagccttttccaagctaaactaAAGGAGCCCAGTTCTCGGTCTGTCTTCAtaagaggtgctccatccctctgatcGTCCCcacggccctcctctggacccgctccagcAGCTCCGCATCCCTCCTGTTTGGGAGGCACCGTACAAAATCACGGTGACTCCCACCTGGCCGCGAGGAACGGCCACAGAGCAGCGGTGTCGACCAGCACATAGGTGCTGAGGTAACCCCAGCAACTCCCGTGTGAGGGGAGCCGTACTGGAAGCGAGGGGCCCGTCGGGCAGCTCCGTGGCGCGGCTCAGCGCGGTGCCCTGGCGCTTCGCCCGGGGAAGGGGGCGGCCGGGGCGGCGCTGCCTCCGCCACTGCCCCGCGTCCGGGCGGGGCCGCTCGGCGCCTGCCCCAACCCCACGGGAAGTGATGTTGCTCCGGCGGAAAACGCGCCCTTACCGCCCGGCCGGGCAGGTGCGGAGCGACGCGGCGCTGCCGGAGGTACGGGGCGGCGGAGCCgggggagcagctctgctgcggGACTCGCTTAGAAACGATCGCGGTGCGAGCCGTGTGGGCGGGAGTGTCGAGCCGGGGGGGGAAAGGTGATTTCCCCGCGCTTCTGGAGCCGGCAAACGGGTGGGTGCGACGGAGCGGCCTTAGCGCTGCGAGAATCACGCTGCCTCTCGGGCTGCCTGCGAGCCCCGCGCCCGGGCCGCACGGCGGGTCGTTGCGTGTTGTCCGCGAGCGTCAGGCAGAAGAGCGGCCGCGGCTGTGCGCTGCCCGCGTGTCCCCGATGCGGGCACGGCTGCGGCGCTCGGGCCCCGCTGCGCGGCAGCTGCCAGCACGCAGGCTTCCTGCGGCCCGAGGCACGCACTTGGAAAACGAGAGGTGcgctgtgtgtctgtgtgcggGGCCTCTGCGAATGGGAAGTTGTTGAGGGAGCAACGTAAGCGTGTTTCGTCTGTTCAGCTGTAACAGCCTTGCGTCGGAGGATCGGCAcgtctgctgctgcttttcgGGCTGAAGGGTGCGGGaggctggctgggcctgatttGCAATGCTTGGGGGAAATGCTTTGATGGTCTGAGATCTGAGGAAAGCTAAATCCATCAGGAAAGCTCAGTTTGTCTAGCTCTGTAAGCAGCTAGATCGTATTCCAATGTGAGTGACGGCTTTTATGCTACTGGCAAAAGATAAAGGGCGTGCGAGGGCTGCAGAAACACCCTCCCTTGGGTTTTGTCTCAGGTGGATTTGGAGCTTTTTGATTGCAAGTAGTTTCCGTAGTAGTTCTCAGTTACAGGTTTTCTTCGGATGTGTGCTTGGAGTGAGGAGTTCTACTGAGCGTTACTGGAACGGTGATCTTTCTCTGTGTACTCTGTTTTTATTGAAGCTCTACAAAATGCTCATTGATTTTTGTGTGTAAAATGTATTAATAGCACTGAACGGTTTCTAAGATCTGACCTGCATGCCTTTTCTTGGCAGCGTATTCCTACGTGGAGTTGTCTTCTCAATCCCTGTTCTTTTCATGGATGCAGAATGTTTAGTTGCCATTTGGAGTGTTTTGCAGGAGAAAGCACAGAGCACGATATCCATTTCAGACGCTGACACAGACTTGTAGGAGTAGTATTTGTGATTCTAAGTGGATGCCTCTAAAGCACGTTTGAAAAGGTGGAAGAAAGAACAACACATTCTTGTGTTTCTGGTTCAGGGTTCTGATTTTACACCTCCTTAACTTGTTTGATAGGAGCTGGGTGGgggctggtgctgcagcgtgcACCAGTGTTTGTACAGTTAAGAACATTTCTCATCCGTGACCAGATATCTAAAACCAGATTGTAAGTTTGTTTTCGTCTCTATCGTTACACGTTATTTTATCACTTGACTGCATGTTTCCTTTTGAAGAGCAGattagtgaggaaaaaaaaaaaaaagtctttcagtAGCTTTTGGCATCGACAAGAATGAGTGTTACGAGCAGTGATCCTTGTGCGTCACCCTTGGAGTTCCAGCTGCTCCGTCAGTGCCAGGTGATGCCAGGTGCCCGCTGTGCTGCATGGCGGCCGTCAGTGCATCTGTCAGTGTTCAGAGCGGCCCCAGGTCTGCACACCCCCCTGTGCCAGGAGCTGTACTGCAGCAACAGGCTGCAAAGTCTGTTTAGAAGCAGACACCGTGGGCACTGGGGATGGAATGTATGGAGCGGGAGCTCTTCTCTCTCCTGTTCCTTAATGGTTCACcagaacattttaaagacaACTTGTTGTAatcattaaacattttaaacatggTTTAAACAGTTAATCCAAACGCTCTCTTCAGTGTTAAAGCTTTATTATGATACTCCAGTGCGCACGTGGTCTGATCCAGCAGatactgaatttttttcttattccttgaTTTCAAAGGGCTACCCATGTGTTTGTAGGCAAACACTGGCTGGTCTGGGTATGTCAGCTCAAGAACTTGCTTTCATGCCTGTGTCTTGTGGGGGCCACCTGTGTGCTATTGTGTTTATGGGTCTGACTTCAGACGTGTCTGAAAAGCTGTTTGAGAGCAGCGTGATTTAAGGAATAAGCTCAATTACAgagcaaaaactttttttttttttattgtatttatacaaatatattCCCAACTTGTCTTCCTATGGGAACAGCATCTGATTAtgagatttctttctctgatttctttttttgtctttctagtTTGAAAACTGCATCCCTGTCAGGAGCCAGGGCTGACTCGTACCACATTAAATTAGCTGTGATCAGATGCTTTTATCTCCACTGGAGGTAAAGCCATGATGAATTAGGAGTCTTAGCCTCTAATTTCATTACTGGAGTATcattgtattgttttctttccataaatAATACAACAGAATTTACTTCTGTTTGCTGTAATAAGTAGTCTCAACTTCTGTGATTTATTCTTTGATATAATAAACTTTGAAGATTGACTTCtggcatacatatatattaaaatgtcACTTAAAACCAGCATAattttttcctgtgatgttGCTGTGGCTTCAAGGAACTGAAAACAGTCTGATATGTATATGAGAGTTTTGCTTGATCTTAAATGATGGAGTCCTGTTCGTGTACTGGCCAGCACTTTGGAGCTGACCAGGCAAGTATTTTGAAttactaaagaaagaaaaaccataTATCACTGCTTTTATGGCTTTAAAATTATACCGAGATGTAAACCAAGGCATCCATATTTTCCTGAGTTTGTGACCCCGTATCTCCCAGCTCTTCCCCTTCTCTACGGCTGACACTCTCACTGAAGAGAAATGGGTGAGATGAAGCACAGCAGATGAGGGCCGTTctgtgcaggctgctggggaggTAGGAAAGGGACAGGAAACAGCAGAGAAGATAGGAGCTGAGTAGGAGGAGTACAGCATTTCTAGAAACTTGTGGTTTGCAGTGGAAAAAGGAGCTGGTAGATATACGAGCAGGCTTTTAAAATGAGAGTTGAATTTGTGGGCGCTTGCAAGTACGATTTTGAAACTTGCTCTAAGCTTCTGCAGTGATTCTTTATGTAAAGCAGGTACATAAATGAGAGGACAGTAAGGATGCTAGGGAGCTGTATTTAGGTCAGGTAGCGCAAAGAACAAATGTGAATCAATTAAGCTGATGCATGGGTAAAAACATCAAAGCAGCTTTCAAAATTGTATTGATGTAGACCTGCAAAACATTGGAAATCCTTTCTAAGGAAGCTGTAGTGTGCTTTGCTTTACATTGGTACAGCAGATTCCTATAAAGCTActacatttttaaattgaaaaatatgCTTAGTTGTCAGCACTTCTGATACGTAGATAAAGATCACTGATCTCAAAGGGGACTTGTAGCTCTTCAGGCTGAAGATAGAGACATCAAGTTATTGGTGTGCAGTTACAGCCGTGTACCCAAATGCAGGCATTTCCGTCTGCATGCGTTACTGGGCGTGGTGTTCTTCTCAAGAAGCCAGGCACGCACTTCATAAGGATTTATGGCTCGAGGAACCATCATCTCACTTAAAATGGGCTGCAATATGTGAGAtagattaaatattaatatatttaggTTAAATATTCCTCTCTTAAGTACAGGTTTTGTAATTTGAACAATGTGAATGTTGcaaaaaaagctatttcttaTATACTAAACTATCCATTTTTTTCAGCCCAGATGAATAACCATGTTGATTCTTGCAAATAgctattacattttatttctcttttaaattcaGAACTTCTGTTTGCCCTTTCTTGGTGTTTTAGCATCTCGTATTTAGATGCTGCATTCTCTCCAGTATCTTCTTTCTAGTATTTCAGAACTTTATCAGAGAGTAGGAACCTGATTCAGGaattaaaacattgttttacctttccttttccatttggATCTAGAGCAGACACAGACACTCTTGGCTTTACCATAGGATGAACTGTAACTACACTGACATTAATGGAAATTGATGGGGAGACAGTAAGTTCAATAGGAGTGACAAACTGATGAGATCCACTTGTTTGAGATAAGTTTATTAGTCTCGTATGAGATACTAACCTGTTCTTCAAGTGTAGGCAGATTGGCTTCCTGGAAGCAgaattttgctttcctgttaaAGATATGATAGTTTTCTTTCAAGGTTTTCCAAAGCGCCGATGCTGAGACCACATTTGCAGTGAAGGATTCCGACCTTCAGGCAGTAAGATgtttcatgaaaacaaaactgatgtaTATATCTGTTATTTTAGtgtttaatgcattttattcttGAAGAGACTCTGGTTGCCCTTGGAAGTTAGCCATCTGGTGCTGCTATCAGAGGAGGCTATTTTTTATGAAGCTGTTTCCTGTTTAAAAAGCCGCTGCCCTTAAACAGACTGATACTTTAtctcctgcagtgctgaaagAAAGCTCAGAAATGATCACAAGTAGCTGTCTGGATTGGCTTGCAGTTGAAACAGAGGAACATGGGTGCTTTGCTTCAAAATGTGGTATTACAGATTGTTTAGCCCACATGCCTTTTGGCTTGCAGGAGGGCTTGCTTGACCTGCTTTCGGTTTGCTTGCTGAAGGGGTGTTTCATGACTTGGCACTGACAAACTTCAGCTGTTACGTTTCTGATGTGAAAACTGAGTATgattgccttttctttctttacattcTTGGTGGGTTCTTGATGCAAGGAAAGTAGTAGTTGTTCAGTATAAAGGATTTTGTACCCTCCTTCTAGATCAGTTTAGTTCCATCCTCAGATATTGGTGTGTTGCCGTGTTTATGGGCTGCTTGGCAGTAAGTAAGTAGGAGGCCTGGAGCACTTGTCCTGTGAAGGCAGTttaagggagctgggcttgttcagtccggagaagacaaggctcctgggagacctcattgtgaccttccagtatttaaagggagattataaacagaagggaaatcaGCTTTTTATGCAGGTAGATAAcggtaggacaagggggggatgattttaaactaaaggagaggagatttaggttgcaTGTCAAGGGGAAGTTTTTCATTGAGAGGTGGTGAGTCagtggcacaagctgcccatAGAGACtgtgcatgccccatccctgcaagtGTTTGaggcaggttggatggggccctgggcagcctgatctggtgctGATCTAGTGATTGGCAGCCTTGCTCACGGCacagggttggaactagatgatctttggggtcctttccaacctgagccattctgtgattctaagtggCACATGACAGCAGTTCACCTTTCCATTGCAGCTCATCCCACCAGCTCCTCTAATTTTTTCCAATGTCTTTTCATGAAAAGTGGCCTTTCTTCCAAGAATAGGACTGCCATTCCTTTTATAGTTGTAGCAATCTGCCCATACCAATTAAcatgttcttatttttcctttttgctttttttctcccctctttttctgcattttatggGATATTGATCTCCCTCTGAGGTAATTACTGTTAGCATTTGATCTGTCTCTTTTTGAAGTTTGCCAGCATATTTGCAGTGCCAGCATATGTGTCCCAGTggctgtttttcctccttttgcatTTGTTATAAGTTTCCTCTTTGATTCTGGGAGAAGTTTTGTGGCACAGATAAGATTTGTGGATGCTAATGAGCACCATTACcgtgtgctgcctgctggttgTTCTCATTCTGCAGTCTGACAGGGCTGTTCAGGAGCATCTGCTGTGTGTGCgtgtgagggctgtgctgcagttgtCGGTAAAAGCGTGTTGAGCTTTTAATGTGTGTTGGAAACAGCCATTAACCATTCAGAGTGCTGAGgaacagatcccagcagaatcTGGGGGCAGGGAAACGGGGCAGTTGACACTGCTACTGGGCAAGTTTGCAGCTTTTGGCTTTGGAAACACTGAAGAATCATCTGTAGGATCATCTGAGGTGGGCTGTTTCTAGATCCTTTCACCTCCATTTCTATTTGCAGTGGCAAATGCCCAAATTCCTGTGGGAATTGTGGTCAGGTAACAACTCGGCATTTTCTTCCTGGGGAAACACTTGCTAGGAACTGCCTGGACACTTGTAGCTTTTCTTAAGAGTATAGAATTTACAAAGGCACATTTTCTCATGCTCAGAATGAACAATGCTCTATGCTGTCCTGCATTAGATTTTCCTCCAGCTTCCTCCTGCGTTCCTAGACCTGTATAGCATAGATCATTTTTACAAGAGGGCTGTAAATTCCAGGCATTTGGATTGTCTGTTTCATACAACCTGTTCATAactcttgtttaaaaaaaaaaagaaaaaaaaaaggcaggaagatTTATTAAGCAAACAGTTGGCTGTTCCTCTGTAGAGCTCAAAACAGCGTTCCACAGCTGCAGGATGTTTTGAACCCTTCACCCCATCCCTTGTGAGCCCCCAGGCCAGGATGGCAGTGTGAGTAGGGCTCACCTGGGGCTGTTCCTGGCCCCCCAAAACCCGCAGCTGCACTGCACTCAGCTGttgctgcagtgtttctgacACCCTGCAGACGTATTGGTTTGGAAGCAGACTTCAAGTAACTGAACCAACTTATAAACCATGTCAGGTGGTGCCTTCTGCTTCGATACCAGCTCTGCAGTTTGAGATCAGTGTAGCTTCACCTAGagaaaatgacatttatttcaACTGCGCCTTCCCAGCCAAGTCGTACTGTTTTTAATAAAGCCCTTTtctgggggaaggggagagtGGGAGTTGGTGGATTTTCCTTCTGCCAGGTTGGTGAAAAGGAAGTTAAGCAGCCTCGTTTAGTTCTGAAATCAAAAGCTGGAGTCTGGAAATTAGTTATGAATGACTTTCCCCTTAAAGATGCCTTTCTGTGTGGAACAGCTCAAACTGcttgcacactgctggctgagaCCTGCAGCCGGGCAGCTTGTGCTCAGCACCCCGCTCCTGGGGCTGCTTGcaacacagcagagctgttgcTTTGTCAACACGCCTTATCCTGTTCCTCCTTCTGCAGTTACCAGACATCCTCGGGTGCTTGTGGTcggagtatttcttcactatAAGCAAATGTGCTGGTATTGATCAGAGAAAGcagttaaagaagaaaaagttcacTGTGCCAAAAACTGAGTGCCAACGTTTTAAATTGTGTGTGGGAGCAGAAACAGGGCTTAGAGCTTCTTCAGCTGCGGTGACATTATTGAGGGTTGGAGCAACCTGTGGCAAAACATCAAAGAAATGGCTTTTTGGTAGATCTTGAAAAATGCTGAGGCAGTGTGTGAAGAAGTTCCACCTCAAATAGTTGTTTACCATCTCAGTGTAACAAAATATGTGCGTTTACTGCGGGAGAAACAATTCGTGTCACCTCAGTTCCCAGCAAACAAGGTGAGGTAgtggagcactgcagcaaagTGAGTTAAGCTTTTGGAGTTGTCTTTCTGGTAGATGAATGCATTAAGGATATGTTAAATTTTGCAGCCAGCTGTCTGCAGCACTTTGTAAGTGGCAAGGCTGGAGAGCAGTCTTACAAACCttaatttcctttcttactTCTCTGCTCTTGAAACACTGTGTGGAAACAAACTGAGATGCGAAAGTGTTGTGCAAGGTAACCTGCTGTCTGTGAACGTTCAGCCCAGTTAAATCCTGCATGGTGGGTCTGTTGCAAACTGCACCCGTGTCTTTCGGCCCTCTGCAGTCAGCACCTGCAGTGTGAGCAGTGGCTGTGaggggggctgtgggcagaggcCCACCAATGAGTGCCTTGGTGCCGGGCCTGGGGGTGCAGATTGGGCCTACTGTGCTAAGGTGGGTCCTGATGGAGGAACTTGTTGAGGATGGTTTCCATGTTCAGTCAGTCTTTTATCTCATTGACTTAAAGTATGTGGAATGACAGCATGTCTCATAGGGTTGAGGGGGGCATGCAGATTTTGCTGCAGTGGTGCAGAAAGTTCTTGGCACCATCCTACTGCAGCTCCACTGCTGGAGCTGAGAGCCCCCCAAGGGCTGGGTGGGATCCCAGAGCCCTGGCACCGCCCCACGGCCCTCCATCCCCTGCCCTCATGTAGCGCTCAGCCTTGGCTTGTCTGGAGGTGGCTCTTTCTGTCCTCTGCAAAGGTGTAACACTGAAATTCTCTGTGAGGTTTTGGTTGCTTTTAGTACTCACCGTGCTTTGTTATAATAAATAGGCTTCTGCGTTTCGTGTATTTTATTTGTACTTTCAATAAAGCATACTGCAACTTCTGCTTCCCTATGACAAGAAGCAAGAGGGTCAGGAGCTTTAAGAGGGGCTCAAAGTTTGTTACTTGGGTTGGGGAAATCTGGTTGTCTGTGTTGCTTGGTtttaaaaagagggaaagagatcACTTGATCGGTCAGCAAGACCACATGACAAGCAGCTGAATGTAATTAGGtgggcagggaggtggtgcgGGCCCGCAGCTTTGCATGCCAGTGCAAGTTTTAGAGCTATTCTTCTAAGCTacactgttttggttttattttatttctctgctgatATTCTTTGCAGATGATCAATGCCTCTTTCTGCATGACTATGGTATTCAAGAGGTCTGGACTGGGTCAggaagctctgtgctgaggTACCCCTGGAGAGCTACAGGTCCACTTGCAGCTGTTAAGCATAGGTATGTAcctatttcctctttttatttatttcagtaagatTGATTGCAGTAGTTTTCTTAAGCTGACCGTTTGTCCTATACCAGTGGTTACTGTGTTAAGAGCTTTGAAACAATGTTTTTGACACATGCTGTGAAGGTGTTGATTTGAGATACCTGATTTAGCATAGATGAATCTTGATGGTCTGGAGGGAAAAGTGAACTTAAAATTGTGGAGTACACTGATTTGTGTAAAACATAGCTGCAGTTTTGGCGTTTAAAACCAAAACCTCTTCAGTATATCTTGTGTCTTTTTGCTACCTGATTTTGGCAATTGGCACATATTTGGAGTGTGGGTCCTTCTCACTGAAGTTAACTGGAAAGATGGTAGTAACAGTGGCAGGGTACAGAACGAACAAACAGGTTACAGAGAGAGGAGAGCATTCCCAGTAGGATGGTGTCAAAGcttgaaagcagaagaaacaaaacaaaaaaatcgACACAGATTatgatgttttaatttttttgttagaCAACTGATGTGCTGCCTGTAGTTCGTATCCGTGTTAGTTTGGGCTCACTGAGTTGGATTTCATCCCCTAGTAGGAACGCTGGAAATAAATCGGTCTGAGGTAGAGACAAAACTGGTTATGTTTATCAATAAGGTTAAAATGACTGCAGTGACTAGTGTCAGGATTCAGTAACAAAAGGTGCCGTTTCTGATCTCAGGCAGTCAGCCTGCATTTCCCACTCCATTATGCTAAACTTGCTCTCTAGTTAGAGGGCAGAATTAGACCTTTGCTGGTAAGGTGTGCTGTGCAAATAACATCTCATGATACAAACAATATAACCCAGTATTTCTAAATGTTGTTCTGCTTGAACTCCACCCCTCATATTTATTCCTGTGTTCTCATTAACTTAACTTACACTTAATAAAATGATCCTTTAGCATGGTGGATTTTTAACTGAGTTGTGCACCATGTTTATTCTCATGTATAACAAATGTGTTATAACGAAAGGAATAAAGAAGTATGCTGCATAGAGTggcatttttaattaatgaaataaaatggacTGCAAGGAAACATGAGAGCTTATCCAGTTTGTAGTCCTTTCAGTCAGATAGTAAATGGTTTCAGTCTTAATTACGCTAAAGGCATTGTGGGGCGGGATAATATTactgtgttttgcttctgtgctcCTGTGATTTGGTCATTCCTTGCCACCCCAAGCATGAGTTTGTGATCAGGTGTCCTTTATAGCCTGGGTGTCAGCGTTTTTCTAATTGTGGACCGAAATTCCAGTTTTTGCAGACTGTGTCTAGCCATGGAGGGGCTGTTCAGAGAACAGACAGCTATAGTTTCCTCCATGTCTGTGGGAAGGTCACAAGACTTTCCCAAGATTGTAATTGATGTCTAGCACAGTCTATCTTAAGATGATTTTTCTAGTCCAAATCATCAGCTCTTGACTTGCACTTAtgtgagaaaaataacaaattcaTCAGTGCAGCTACACAAATATGCTTTCTTGCTATTTCCATAAAGGCATCTACAGAGTATGGAAAAGCTTATATAAAATAATAGGGGAAGGATTTCTGTAAGCAATGATGCTGactttgttttattaatttctgtgctgagctgggaagGAGTCTTTGTCACAGTTGCCTCATTGTAGTGTGTTATTGAATAATGCTTTTCATGTATTGCATTATAActtcattttgaatattttgtctTATAGAAACACTTCATAGAAATTGCTGTATGGAGTTAGTCTCTTAGTGTCAGTTGTTTGAGAATTAAATGTTGATATTGTTGAGGTTCTCTTTTATAGCGCAAAGCCATATTCCAGTGCGTGGTGCtgtccccttccctccccatccTTCCCATGGCTTTGGGAATGGCACAGCGCTACTTTAAGCAAAACAACCAGGGTAATTAAGCCAGGTGAAGACAAACTTGGAATCTAATTCAACTGGGTTTTTAAAAGAATGGCATCAAAGACAAAGtgcaggtattttttttcctttaaaaaatactgaaaaaagacCAGCAGAAGTTCTAAAACTatagaaaatgtaaagaatGAATTCAAAACATATAAACTGCTCATGGAAAATAGTGTGGAACGTGTCCTGGTGGGATGAGGGAAATAAGCTCCTGTCAAAGGGAAGCTGAAGTAACtttataagaagaaaaacttaGGGTAACACTTCGTTGGTTTAGTAAGTTTGGCTTTGTAAATGGGAAATAATACAGGGAAATCTTGGGGTGTGAGTAGGTTGCTCCACTGCAGTCAGTGGGGCTGCTCTGAGTAATGCTGAGAGGTTCTTTTTCACTTCATAGAATTTGTTTTTACTGGAATCTcactactgattttttttttttttttttctgtctatgGAAATAGAAGTGATTTAAGGTCAAAC
It encodes:
- the PIGBOS1 gene encoding protein PIGBOS1, which translates into the protein MRGRPPLPHVAVAVALGVASGLYVYRPIFQPPTHQEPQQSPPGPTTDAAPKRRP